TCACACCGATCAGCACCGCGAGGACGGTCGCCAGTACGCCGGACAGCAGGCCGACCGTGATCGATCCACGGGCACCGGCGATCAGTTGCGCGAACACGTCCTGGCCACTGATCGTCGTACCCAGCCAGTGGCCGTTCGTACCGGGGGAGGCGTGGAGGTTGTCGTAGTCGACGCTGAACGGATCGACGCCGTACCACTTCAGCAGCAGGTCGCGGAGAGCGCCGACCAGGACGAAGATCGCGAGCACCACACCACCGGCCCGGACCCGCCCGTTACGAAGGAATCCGGAAGTCATCAGCGCACCTCCCGGGTCCGCGGGTCCAGCAGCCCGTAGGTCAGATCGGCGACCAGGTTCGCGACGATCATGATCAGGGTCAGCATCAGCAGGACGGTCTGCATGACCGGGAAGTCGTGGCCCGTGATCGCCTGCTGCAGCAGCAGTCCCATGCCCGGATAGGTGAACACCGTCTCGACCAGGATCGCGCCGCCGATGACACCGCCGATCGCCATGGCGAGGCCGGTCACGTTGGGCAGCAGGGCGTTCCGCGCCGCATAGCCGAGCAGTACCCGCGGGGCGGACAGGCCCTTGGCCCTCGCCAGCAGGACGTAGTCCTCGGTGACCGTGCTCACCATGACGTTGCGCATCGAGAACAGCCAGCCGTTCAGCCCGAGCAGGACCAGTACGGCGGCCGGCAGCACGCCGTACCGGACGACGCTCAGGAGGAACCAGATGTTGTTGATCTGGAACGGCACGTCCGGGTCGTACGCGCCCGAGATCGGGAACCAGCCCAGCTGCATCCCGAAGACCCACAGGACGACCAGCCCGAACCAGAACATCGGCAGCGAACTGGCGAAGGTGGACAGCGGCAGCGCGACCGAGTCGAGGACG
The genomic region above belongs to Kribbella solani and contains:
- a CDS encoding ABC transporter permease subunit; translated protein: MTQATAPPAGAAIDPAAVPRRFRGAGRPNYFLRRAGFYLITTLIAITLNFAIPRFMPGDPAGALIRQIQITTGAPPSGAEMAAIRRFYGDPTSNLIGDYLDYWKALAHFDFGVSVAHYPVPVADMVLQALPWTLVLIGSTTFLAWIVGTLAGAYLGWRPGNVLDSVALPLSTFASSLPMFWFGLVVLWVFGMQLGWFPISGAYDPDVPFQINNIWFLLSVVRYGVLPAAVLVLLGLNGWLFSMRNVMVSTVTEDYVLLARAKGLSAPRVLLGYAARNALLPNVTGLAMAIGGVIGGAILVETVFTYPGMGLLLQQAITGHDFPVMQTVLLMLTLIMIVANLVADLTYGLLDPRTREVR